From the genome of Argentina anserina chromosome 4, drPotAnse1.1, whole genome shotgun sequence, one region includes:
- the LOC126790219 gene encoding ubiquitin-like-specific protease ESD4 has protein sequence MGALARNRKRIDESLTSYSSSPLSPNSRIPKRPKLFSPPLQPPTRPASNRAVARVSRYPPPQPSRRVHAPCKPEKFSSVSSPSRGACPPEERSGDDEGMGNTFSRLLEVYNQAKKEALTTIPDRSKEKEVIRLDEEDDEQNRVSEDSSVEEVVDLGDDEPEELELERRKKQQPSDFTTLTVNGSSLRVEAAEKMRELMSLDPEDLPRYKKLIEEVERKSTPKLKQLGFEIQVAENKRALFESLRPKKKKPVDEAPVEPFILLKEEEKAVVDRAFSNVNRRKVLVSHENSNIQITGELLQCLRPRAWLNDEVINVYLELLKEREKRDPKKYLKCHFFNTFFYKKLIGGRSGYDYKAVKRWTTQRKLGYSLIDCDKIFVPIHKEIHWCLAVINKADQKFQYLDSLGGRDAKVMQHLARYYVDEVKDKCGKDIDVSFWEFECVEDLPEQENGFDCGVFMIKYADFYSRGLDLCFHQKHMPYFRLRTAKEILQLRAD, from the exons ATGGGAGCCCTCGCCAGAAACCGCAAGCGCATCGACGAGTCTCTGACCTCGTACTCCTCCTCTCCCCTCTCCCCCAATTCCCGCATTCCAAAGCGCCCCAAGCTCTTCTCTCCGCCGCTCCAACCCCCGACCCGACCGGCCTCCAACCGCGCCGTCGCCAGAGTCTCCCGCTACCCTCCCCCGCAGCCCTCGCGTCGTGTCCACGCCCCGTGCAAGCCTGAGAAGTTCAGCTCCGTCTCCTCCCCCAGTCGCGGGGCTTGTCCACCGGAGGAGCGTTCCGGCGACGACGAAGGCATGGGGAATACCTTCAGCCGGTTGCTGGAGGTGTATAATCAGGCGAAGAAGGAAGCTCTGACGACGATTCCAGACCGGAGTAAGGAGAAGGAGGTGATTCGATTGGATGAGGAAGACGATGAGCAGAATCGAGTTTCGGAGGATTCGAGTgtggaggaggtggtggaTTTAGGAGATGATGAGCCGGAGGAGCTGGAAttggagaggaggaagaagcagCAGCCGTCGGATTTCACTACATTGACTGTGAATGGTTCGAGTTTGAGAGTGGAGGCGGCGGAGAAGATGAGGGAGCTGATGTCTCTGGACCCGGAGGACTTGCCGAGGTATAAGAAGCTGATTGAGGAAGTGGAGAGGAAGAGCACGCCGAAGTTGAAGCAGTTAGGTTTCGAAATTCAGGTGGCTGAGAATAAGAGGGCACTGTTTGAGTCGTTGCggccgaagaagaagaagccggTGGAT GAGGCGCCGGTCGAACCGTTTATTCTTCTCAAAGAGGAGGAAAAGGCTGTGGTTGATCGAGCATTTTCTAATGTGAATCG GAGGAAGGTCCTTGTAAGTCATGAGAACTCGAACATACAAATTACGGGTGAGCTTTTGCAGTGCCTTAGACCGCGCGCATGGTTGAATGATGAG GTTATAAACGTTTACCTTGAGTTGCTGAAGGAGAGGGAAAAGAGAGATCCCAAGAAGTATTTGAAGTGTCATTTTTTCAACACTTTTTTCTACAAAAAG TTAATTGGTGGAAGAAGTGGTTATGATTATAAAGCTGTCAAAAGATGGACTACTCAAAGAAAGCTGGGATACAGCCTCATTGACTGCGACAAA atatTTGTTCCCATCCACAAAGAAATACATTGGTGCTTGGCTGTGATTAATAAGGCAGATCAGAAGTTCCAGTATCTTGATTCGCTCGGAGGTCGCGATGCCAAAGTGATGCAACATTTG GCTAGATACTACGTTGATGAAGTGAAGGACAAGTGTGGGAAAGACATTGATGTGAGTTTTTGGGAATTTGAATGTGTTGAAGACCTTCCTGAGCAGGAGAATGG GTTCGATTGTGGCGTGTTTATGATCAAGTATGCTGACTTTTACAGCAGGGGCTTGGATCTGTGTTTCCACCAG AAACATATGCCATATTTTCGATTGAGGACAGCCAAGGAGATTCTACAATTAAGAGCTGACTGA
- the LOC126792792 gene encoding kinesin-like protein KIN-13A, with protein MGGQMQQSNAAAATALYDHPAGNAGPTNDAGDAVMARWLQSAGLQHLASPLASTAIDNRLLPNLLMQGYGAQSAEEKQRLLKLMRNLNFNGESGSEPYTPTAQTSGGAPPEGFYSPEFRGDFGAGLLDLHAMDDTELLSEHVMSESFEPSPFIPGGMKTFEDELTLTSGGQQSVLPDQDASVPLVQNEKESTRENNVAKIKVVVRKRPLNKKELSRKEDDIVTVYDKSYLTVHEPKVKVDLTAYVEKHEFCFDAVLDEHVRNDEVYWATVEPIIPLIFERTKATCFAYGQTGSGKTFTMQPLPIRAAEDLVRLLHQPVYRNQRFKLWLSYFEIYGGKLFDLLSERKKLLMREDGRQQVCIVGLQEFEVSDVQIVKEYIERGNATRSTGSTGANEESSRSHAILQLVVKKHTEVKDSRGRINIDVNEPRSGKVVGKISFIDLAGSERGADTTDNDRQTRIEGAEINKSLLALKECIRALDNDQIHIPFRGSKLTEVLRDSFVGNSRTVMISCISPNAGSCEHTLNTLRYADRVKSLSKGGNSRKDQPVNSFPPPNKDISSSSSTLASAGVEDIHEQRPEGKKTDTGRRAMEKDSFSYIHEQRQEVKTTDTSRRAAEKESVSYIPTPDFEKHPANSSSNPINIREEKGMNSSSIDRESFEGNNSYSDSYSQKMSYHSQNSVETEEKVQKVSPPRRKYTKDEKSEKLGNWLKKGGGSDLPTTSSKLPSIGTFNTSNVGARQSEPEVPDGNINAILEEEEALIAAHRKEIEDTMEIVREEMKLLAEVDRPGSLIDNYVTQLSFVLSRKAASLVSLQARLARFQHRLKEQEILSRKRVPR; from the exons ATGGGTGGGCAGATGCAGCAGAGCAATGCCGCCGCGGCAACTGCTCTGTATGACCACCCTGCCGGCAATGCGGGTCCCACAAACGATGCCGGCGACGCTGTCATGGCCCGGTGGCTCCAGTCCGCCGGCCTCCAGCATCTGGCCTCTCCATTGGCTTCCACCGCCATTGATAACCGGCTCCTCCCTAACCTTCTCATGCAG GGTTATGGAGCGCAGTCTGCTGAAGAGAAGCAGAGGCTTTTGAAATTAATGAGGAACCTTAATTTCAATGGGGAATCTGGTTCAGAGCCGTACACTCCAACTGCACAGACATCCGGAGGGGCTCCACCAGAGGGTTTTTACTCTCCGGAGTTCAGGGGGGATTTCGGAGCTGGGCTGTTGGATCTTCATGCAATGGATGATACAGAGCTTCTGTCTGAG cATGTTATGTCCGAATCTTTTGAGCCTTCGCCCTTTATACCTGGTGGTATGAAAACTTTTGAAGATGAATTGACTTTGACAAGTGGTGGACAGCAAAGTGTGCTACCTGATCAAGATGCATCAGTTCCATTAGTGCAGAACGAAAAGGAGAGCACAAGGGAAAACAACGTGGCCAAAATAAAAGTTGTG GTACGGAAGAGACCTTTAAACAAGAAGGAACTTTCCCGGAAGGAGGATGATATTGTCACTGtgtatgacaaatcttatttgacAGTTCATGAACCTAAAGTGAAG GTAGACTTGACTGCATATGTGGAGAAACATGAATTCTGTTTTGATGCGGTTCTTGATGAGCATGTTCGCAATGATGAG GTATATTGGGCTACTGTAGAACCAATTATTCCCCTCATTTTtgaacgaacaaaggctacaTGTTTTGCTTATGGTCAGACAGGTAG TGGCAAGACATTCACAATGCAACCGTTACCTATCAGAGCTGCAGAAGATCTTGTCAGACTGTTACACCAGCCAGTTTACCGTAACCAGAGATTCAAATTATGGCTTAGCTATTTTGAGATCTATGGCGGAAAGCTCTTTGATCTTCTCAGTGAGAGGAA GAAACTTTTAATGAGAGAAGATGGACGGCAGCAAGTTTGCATTGTTGGACTGCAAGAGTTTGAAGTGTCGGATGTACAGATTGTTAAAGAATATATTGAGAGGGGGAATGCTACGAGGAGTACTGGCTCAACTGGTGCTAATGAGGAGTCTTCTAGGTCACATGCTATTTTACAACTAGTGGTTAAAAAACACACTGAGGTAAAAGATTCCAGGGGGCGGATCAACATTGATGTAAATGAACCCAGAAGTGGGAAGGTTGTAGGAAAGATTTCTTTTATTGATCTTGCTGGTAGTGAAAGAGGTGCTGACACCACTGATAATGACCGGCAAACAAG AATTGAGGGAGCAGAAATCAACAAGAGCCTTTTGGCTCTAAAGGAGTGCATTCGTGCTCTGGACAATGACCAGATCCATATACCATTTCGAGGAAGCAAGCTCACAGAAGTTCTCCGTGACTCATTCGTTGGAAATTCAAGGACGGTAATGATATCTTGTATATCTCCAAATGCAGGGTCATGCGAGCATACACTTAATACTTTGAGATATGCTGATCG GGTCAAAAGTCTTTCAAAAGGTGGCAATTCTAGGAAGGATCAACCTGTAAATTCATTTCCTCCTCCTAATAAGGatatatcatcatcatcatccactCTAGCTTCTGCTGGTGTAGAGGATATCCATGAACAACGCCCAGAAGGTAAAAAAACTGATACAGGTAGACGAGCTATGGAAAAAGATAGTTTTTCATATATCCATGAGCAACGTCAGGAAGTTAAAACAACTGATACGAGCAGAAGAGCTGCAGAAAAAGAAAGTGTCTCATATATCCCTACTCCTGATTTTGAGAAGCATCCTGCAAATTCATCGAGTAATCCCATCAAtataagagaagaaaaagggATGAATTCAAGTTCAATAGATAGGGAGAGCTTTGAAGGGAATAATTCTTATAGTGATTCTTACAGTCAGAAAATGTCATATCACTCTCAAAATTCAGTTGAAACAGAAGAGAAGGTCCAAAAGGTATCACCACCCCGCCGGAAATATACTAAGgatgaaaaatcagaaaagttGGGCAACTGGCTGAAGAAGGGAGGTGGTTCTGATCTTCCCACCACCAGCTCTAAGCTGCCAAGCATTGGTACTTTTAACACAAGTAATGTTGGAGCTAGACAGTCTGAGCCTGAAGTTCCTGATGGGAATATCAATGCAATTCTTGAG GAAGAAGAGGCCCTAATTGCTGCCCACagaaaagaaattgaggataCAATGGAAATAGTTCGTGAA GAAATGAAACTGTTGGCAGAAGTGGACCGACCAGGAAGCCTCATAGACAACTATGTGACTCAGTTGAGCTTCGTGCTTTCTCGCAAGGCAGCCAGTCTGGTCAGTCTCCAAGCACGCCTTGCAAGGTTCCAGCATAGACTAAAAGAACAGGAAATTCTAAGTCGGAAACGAGTACCTCGTTAA